The proteins below are encoded in one region of Pontibacter deserti:
- a CDS encoding YebC/PmpR family DNA-binding transcriptional regulator codes for MGRAFEFRKARKFKRWDKMSKAFTRLGKEIVMAVKEAGPNPETNARLRAAMQNAKGVNMPKDRVEAAIKRASSKEEKDYEEVVYEGYGPHGIAILVETATDNINRTIANMRVYFSRAGGAVGKTGSLDFIFTRRGIFKINPEGVDIEELELELIDFGADDIYEHEGEIIVETAFADFGQMQKALEEKGLNVISAELQRIPNTRTELTDEQAEEIENLVEKIEEDDDVQAVYHNMA; via the coding sequence ATGGGAAGAGCATTTGAATTTAGAAAAGCCCGCAAGTTTAAGCGCTGGGATAAAATGTCGAAGGCATTTACGCGCCTTGGTAAAGAGATTGTGATGGCCGTTAAGGAAGCCGGACCAAACCCTGAAACTAACGCCAGACTTCGTGCGGCTATGCAAAACGCTAAAGGCGTTAACATGCCGAAAGACCGCGTGGAAGCTGCCATTAAACGTGCATCTTCTAAAGAAGAAAAAGATTACGAAGAAGTTGTGTACGAAGGCTATGGCCCGCATGGCATCGCTATACTTGTAGAAACCGCTACTGACAACATCAACCGAACAATTGCAAATATGCGCGTATACTTTTCGCGTGCAGGTGGCGCAGTTGGCAAAACAGGTTCACTGGATTTTATATTTACCCGTAGAGGCATTTTTAAAATAAACCCGGAAGGCGTTGATATTGAAGAGCTGGAACTGGAACTGATTGATTTTGGTGCAGATGACATTTATGAGCACGAAGGCGAAATTATAGTTGAAACTGCCTTTGCTGATTTTGGCCAGATGCAGAAAGCCCTGGAAGAAAAAGGCTTGAATGTAATAAGCGCTGAACTGCAGCGTATACCAAACACCAGAACAGAGTTAACCGACGAGCAGGCAGAAGAGATAGAGAACCTGGTTGAAAAGATTGAAGAAGACGATGACGTACAGGCTGTTTACCATAACATGGCTTAA
- a CDS encoding calcium/sodium antiporter: MLIYVLFVIGFVLLIKGADTLVTGATSIAKKYQVPDMVVGLTIVSIGTSLPELIVNILSSIEGQPDLAIGNIFGSNVANLLLILGVTAIICPLPIKRNTILTEIPFSLIATLLVGFLANAKLFDDHMQLYISRSDGYILIFFFILFMAYIYNIAKTNKDEVLTEQKSSVMPLSKALIYILLGIGGLFLGGKWVVDGAVSIAKIAGFSESFIGLTVVAVGTSLPELVTSATAAYRRSIDIAVGNVVGSNIFNLLLILGISAIIHPLPFNVLSNYDIVMMIFASTLLILTMPLGKRNAIGRISGTIFLLIYAGYIVFLINRG, translated from the coding sequence ATGCTAATCTATGTCTTGTTTGTGATTGGTTTTGTATTGCTCATAAAGGGAGCAGATACCTTAGTTACAGGTGCAACGTCCATTGCTAAAAAGTATCAGGTTCCTGATATGGTGGTTGGCTTAACAATTGTTTCGATAGGCACTTCTTTACCTGAATTAATAGTAAATATTTTATCCAGTATAGAAGGTCAGCCTGACCTGGCAATAGGTAATATTTTTGGAAGCAATGTAGCTAACCTGCTTCTTATATTGGGTGTAACTGCTATCATCTGCCCTTTGCCAATAAAGCGAAACACCATACTTACCGAAATTCCATTTTCGCTGATAGCAACCCTATTGGTTGGGTTCCTGGCCAACGCTAAACTTTTTGATGACCATATGCAGCTGTACATCAGCCGGAGCGATGGCTATATTCTGATCTTTTTCTTTATACTATTTATGGCCTACATCTATAACATAGCCAAAACAAATAAAGATGAAGTTCTAACAGAACAGAAGTCCTCTGTTATGCCGCTCAGTAAAGCACTTATTTATATTCTTTTGGGTATCGGAGGTTTGTTTCTGGGTGGTAAATGGGTGGTAGATGGAGCCGTAAGTATAGCCAAAATTGCAGGGTTCAGCGAATCATTTATCGGGTTAACAGTGGTGGCTGTGGGTACCTCGTTGCCGGAACTGGTAACTTCAGCTACAGCTGCCTACCGCCGAAGTATAGATATTGCGGTTGGGAATGTGGTAGGCTCCAATATTTTTAACCTGCTCTTGATATTAGGTATTAGCGCTATTATACATCCGCTGCCCTTTAATGTGCTAAGCAACTACGATATTGTAATGATGATTTTTGCCAGTACCCTACTTATACTTACCATGCCTTTGGGGAAACGAAATGCAATTGGGCGAATTAGCGGCACCATCTTCCTGTTGATTTACGCTGGCTATATAGTCTTCCTGATAAATAGGGGTTAA